From the genome of Triticum aestivum cultivar Chinese Spring chromosome 3B, IWGSC CS RefSeq v2.1, whole genome shotgun sequence, one region includes:
- the LOC123067844 gene encoding DNA (cytosine-5)-methyltransferase DRM2-like → MGGWTSDSNDSDKFEWKIYGEAEPSWAPALRNKDAPGPSTLGSNRWANEETSSIYLVKAYVGMGFPKKMVVKGIKEIGHSDGNALLELLLTYKALEDDDDLDFENPDGDDDAGDTETDSNGSSDEFLREMSEKDEKIKSLVDMGFSEDGANMAITRCGVDVDLWELVDSISAPQMTEDSHSRNISDHQVTDQCFDSFGGGKKARLMEESKKKRNRYGGRAQGNQPSLDGSHDEPMPLPNPMIGFNLPGYLQPSVTRILPKQDTGPPFFYYENVAQAPKGVWATISRFLYDIQPEFVDSKHLCATARKRGYIHNLPIENRSPLLPMPPKTIFEAFPHYKKWWPSWDLRTQLNCLRTNIASAKLTERIGRALASSDSPPARSVQKYVMNECRKGNLVWIGKNKVAPLEPEEMEYLLGFPKDHTRGLGITERYKSLGNTFQVDTVAYHLSVLKVMFPNGVNVLSLFTGIGGGEVALHRLGIHMKAVVSVEIGKANKRIFRGWWDQTQTGTLIEIDDVKSLTDDTIVSFVSRFGGFDLVIGGSPCNNLAGCNRYNRDGLEGEQSALFYHYFRILNAVKSAMARI, encoded by the exons ATGGGA GGATGGACAAGCGATAGCAATGATAGTGATAAGTTTGAGTGGAAAATTTATGGTGAGGCTGAACCCTCATGGGCTCCAGCCTTGAGGAATAAAGATGCTCCAGGCCCGTCCACACTT GGTTCTAATCGGTGGGCCAACGAGGAAACTTCATCTATTTATTTAGTCAAGGCATATGTTGGAATGGGTTTTCCAAAAAAGATGGTTGTGAAGGGCATCAAGGAGATTG GGCATAGTGATGGAAATGCATTGCTCGAGCTACTTCTCACATATAAG GCACttgaagatgatgatgatcttgattttGAGAATCCGGATGGCGATGACGATGCTGGTGATACAGAGACCGACTCTAATGGTTCTAGTGATGAG TTTCTACGGGAGATGTCAGAGAAGGACGAGAAGATCAAATCATTAGTAGACATGGGCTTTTCTGAAGATGGAGCAAATATGGCTATTACAAGATGTG GTGTGGATGTTGATTTATGGGAATTAGTTGATTCGATAAGTGCACCACAAATGACAGAAGATAGTCATTCCAGAAACATATCTGACCATCAG GTCACAGATCAGTGCTTTGATTCATTTGGAGGGGGAAAGAAAGCAAGATTGATGGAAGAGAGCAAGAAAAAGAGGAACCGATATGGAGGTAGAGCACAGGGAAATCAACCCTCCTTGGATGGTAGCCATGATGAACCAATGCCTCTCCCAAATCCAATGATTGGTTTTAATTTGCCAGGTTATTTGCAACCATCAGTTACCCGAATACTTCCTAAACAAGATACTGGACCACCCTTTTTCTACTATGAAAATGTGGCCCAAGCTCCTAAAGGCGTATGGGCAACCATTTCAAGATTTCTTTATGACATTCAACCTGAGTTTGTGGATTCTAAGCATTTGTGTGCAACCGCAAGGAAAAGAGGCTACATCCATAATTTGCCAATTGAGAATAGATCACCTCTTCTTCCTATGCCTCCAAAGACCATATTTGAGGCATTCCCTCATTACAAGaagtggtggccttcatgggacctgaGAACACAGCTCAATTGCTTGCGGACAAATATTGCAAGTGCGAAGCTGACAGAACGGATCGGCCGTGCTCTTGCAAGCTCTGACAGTCCACCGGCTCGAAGTGTTCAAAAATATgtcatgaatgagtgtagaaaagGAAATCTTGTCTGGATTGGAAAGAACAAGGTTGCTCCATTGGAGCCTGAAGAGATGGAATATCTACTCGGTTTCCCAAAGGATCACACAAGGGGACTCGGCATCACGGAGAGATACAAGTCTCTCGGCAACACATTTCAAGTTGATACAGTTGCTTACCACTTGTCAGTTTTGAAGGTCATGTTTCCCAATGGTGTTAATGTGTTGTCCTTATTCACCGGTATTGGAGGAGGAGAGGTAGCTTTGCACAGGCTGGGCATCCACATGAAGGCAGTGGTTTCTGTAGAGATAGGAAAAGCTAATAAGAGGATTTTTAGGGGTTGGTGGGATCAGACTCAGACAGGCACACTCATTGAGATTGATGATGTGAAATCTCTTACTGATGATACAATTGTATCATTTGTTAGTAGGTTTGGCGGCTTCGACTTGGTGATTGGGGGCAGCCCATGTAACAATCTTGCTGGGTGCAACAGATACAACCGTGATGGCTTGGAGGGCGAGCAATCTGCTTTGTTCTACCACTACTTCAGAATCTTGAACGCGGTCAAGTCAGCTATGGCGAGGATCTAG